A window of Nitrospirota bacterium contains these coding sequences:
- a CDS encoding response regulator encodes MEKNGKMKNVLIVDDEKSFLLSLLQGLDAYAADFNTLTAQNGKAAVDVLSSTKVDLVVSDLKMPEMDGFGLLSHMSKKHPNIPVIMMSAYCTPEIKARLKSLGAFTILEKPIDFQEFVDNIFAELNAVSKGYIQGITLPAFLQLVEMEKKTCTLRIGSHGRNGFLYFQEGVLIDADNGSDEHEKAALDIVCWDDPEIEIESICRKKTRNIQPPLTYILMEGYRIRDEKMKAAAVQSSIHAQAKEVGPDSVDFGTFLKEINEEDAAQTKQTPKAITKEDKMATTKEILNELAKIQSVDAVCLVARDGFLLDSIARTGIDTEMVGAIASSGFGASESMGKQLGKGNMAISMIEFEKGPVMLSPVGDDAFLVIIADKDANLGMIRLKLKKHCGELAVAASI; translated from the coding sequence ATGGAAAAAAACGGGAAAATGAAAAATGTGCTGATCGTTGATGACGAGAAATCATTTCTCCTGAGTCTGCTCCAGGGGCTTGATGCGTACGCAGCGGATTTCAATACCCTGACTGCGCAGAACGGCAAGGCAGCTGTGGATGTGCTCAGTTCAACCAAAGTTGATCTTGTGGTCTCTGACCTGAAGATGCCGGAAATGGACGGTTTTGGCCTTCTTTCGCATATGAGCAAGAAACATCCGAATATCCCGGTCATCATGATGAGCGCGTACTGCACTCCTGAGATCAAGGCAAGACTGAAGAGCCTCGGCGCCTTTACGATCCTTGAGAAGCCGATCGATTTTCAGGAGTTCGTTGATAATATTTTTGCAGAGCTGAATGCGGTCTCAAAAGGATATATCCAGGGCATCACGCTGCCGGCGTTCCTGCAGCTTGTCGAGATGGAGAAGAAGACCTGCACGCTCAGGATCGGTTCTCACGGGAGGAACGGATTCCTTTATTTTCAGGAGGGCGTGCTGATCGACGCTGATAATGGCAGTGACGAGCATGAGAAGGCTGCGCTGGACATCGTATGCTGGGATGATCCCGAGATAGAGATCGAAAGCATCTGCAGAAAAAAGACCCGGAACATCCAGCCTCCGCTGACCTATATTTTGATGGAAGGGTACCGGATCAGGGATGAAAAAATGAAGGCAGCGGCGGTGCAATCCTCGATCCACGCACAGGCAAAGGAGGTCGGGCCTGATTCAGTGGATTTTGGCACGTTCCTCAAAGAGATAAACGAAGAAGACGCTGCTCAGACAAAACAGACACCAAAAGCAATTACAAAGGAGGATAAGATGGCAACAACAAAGGAGATACTCAACGAACTCGCAAAGATCCAGAGCGTTGACGCAGTGTGCCTCGTGGCGCGGGACGGCTTTCTGTTGGACAGCATTGCGCGCACAGGGATCGACACAGAAATGGTCGGCGCGATCGCATCCAGCGGATTTGGAGCATCAGAGTCCATGGGCAAACAGCTCGGCAAGGGAAATATGGCGATCAGCATGATCGAATTCGAGAAGGGGCCGGTGATGCTGTCCCCGGTAGGTGATGATGCGTTCCTCGTCATCATTGCGGATAAGGACGCAAACCTCGGCATGATCAGACTGAAGCTGAAAAAGCACTGCGGCGAGCTTGCTGTCGCAGCATCAATTTAG
- a CDS encoding cyclic nucleotide-binding domain-containing protein has translation MENMDLLRNISFLKDLSTGELIKVNIITENVSFAEGEEIMREGSPCDAIYIVKSGAVRIMKSGAHLETVEAGEPLGEIAFIDKGPRSATLVAATDAALIKLASDKFEQVLAHDKELANKIYRSIIRTLCRRLRDATEALKIIPDYVMESYKNFENI, from the coding sequence ATGGAAAACATGGACCTTCTGAGAAATATCTCTTTTCTGAAAGACCTTTCTACCGGAGAGCTGATCAAGGTCAATATCATTACCGAGAATGTATCTTTTGCAGAGGGGGAGGAGATCATGCGGGAAGGGTCTCCCTGTGATGCGATCTATATCGTAAAATCAGGAGCGGTCAGAATCATGAAAAGCGGCGCCCATCTCGAAACCGTTGAGGCAGGGGAACCGCTTGGCGAGATAGCCTTTATCGACAAAGGTCCGCGCTCTGCCACTCTTGTTGCAGCCACCGATGCAGCCCTGATAAAGCTGGCATCAGACAAGTTCGAACAGGTTTTGGCGCACGACAAGGAACTTGCAAACAAGATCTACCGGTCGATCATCAGGACCCTCTGCAGGCGGCTGCGTGATGCAACGGAGGCATTGAAGATTATCCCCGACTATGTCATGGAGTCATATAAGAACTTCGAAAATATTTAG
- a CDS encoding NAD(P)H-dependent oxidoreductase codes for MKKLLHIIATPRGDDSRTLRVSEAFLESFRTTHPDWVMEELNLAAEELPSLNTKRVDGKYVLLGGNELYGELREAWQEIISHIERFLSADAYLISTPMWNFSIPYMLKHYIDIIVQPRYLFRYTETGVEGLAPNRKMVVITSRGGEYASDEMRPFDYQEPYLRMIFGYVGIKDIEFITAQPTDLGAELQEKAIAGARETAKALAIRF; via the coding sequence ATGAAAAAACTGTTGCACATTATTGCCACACCCCGGGGCGACGATTCCCGCACATTACGTGTATCAGAGGCATTTCTCGAATCATTCCGCACAACACATCCTGACTGGGTAATGGAAGAATTGAACCTGGCAGCAGAAGAGCTTCCCTCCCTCAATACAAAGAGAGTGGATGGCAAATACGTGCTGCTCGGAGGCAATGAGCTATACGGCGAGTTAAGGGAGGCATGGCAGGAGATCATATCGCATATCGAGCGGTTCCTGTCGGCTGACGCCTATCTTATCAGTACGCCCATGTGGAACTTCAGCATCCCCTATATGCTGAAACACTATATTGATATTATTGTTCAGCCCCGATATCTTTTCCGTTATACAGAGACGGGTGTCGAGGGTCTCGCCCCGAACCGGAAGATGGTCGTGATCACGAGCCGCGGGGGTGAATACGCTTCAGACGAGATGCGGCCTTTTGATTATCAGGAGCCGTATCTGCGCATGATATTCGGTTATGTGGGGATTAAAGATATCGAATTTATCACGGCCCAACCGACCGATCTGGGGGCTGAGCTTCAGGAAAAGGCCATTGCCGGGGCGCGGGAAACGGCAAAGGCGCTCGCAATTCGGTTTTAG
- a CDS encoding HD domain-containing protein produces MSEKIISFLSDIMVAMSNCSLYSKEHPAVMYLSEKAAAALDTLFIEEKFSMALLGDSIIINEQSLPARHMHVSSCIKKLKRKGIDKIVISRGVTAAELKDFISEIALSDRITGSYPHITSGIIEVKLGGGGGGDIGAVMTENIEKVKSVYHGVSRFKRLDMIGLEDVVVSFITTLKQEANVLNVVSPIKAHSEYTYAHNTNVAVLSIFQAETLGVKHDLLHDIGMAGLLHDIGKMFVPAEVLEKEAKLNEEEWVEMKKHPVYGAMYLATLPDIPKYALVATYEHHMKFNGQGYPATRRKGRTQHIISQIIAISDFFDALRTDRPYRKALDVPVIIGLMNDSSGKDFNPLLVENFIRSLKKVNVFSS; encoded by the coding sequence ATGTCTGAAAAGATCATTTCATTTCTATCGGATATCATGGTAGCGATGTCGAACTGCTCTCTTTACAGCAAGGAGCATCCGGCTGTCATGTATCTTTCCGAAAAGGCTGCGGCTGCTCTTGACACCCTCTTTATTGAGGAGAAGTTCAGTATGGCCCTTTTGGGTGACAGCATTATCATTAACGAACAGTCCCTGCCGGCCAGACATATGCACGTGAGCAGCTGCATAAAAAAGCTTAAGAGAAAAGGGATCGATAAGATCGTGATCTCCCGGGGAGTGACAGCAGCTGAGCTGAAGGACTTCATATCCGAGATCGCCCTTTCTGATAGGATCACCGGCTCCTATCCCCATATTACGTCAGGCATTATCGAGGTGAAGCTTGGCGGAGGAGGTGGTGGCGACATCGGGGCTGTGATGACCGAGAATATCGAAAAGGTGAAGAGTGTCTATCATGGGGTTTCCCGGTTCAAACGGCTCGACATGATTGGGCTTGAGGATGTGGTGGTCAGCTTCATAACAACGCTCAAGCAGGAGGCAAATGTCCTGAATGTTGTAAGTCCGATCAAAGCTCACAGCGAATATACTTATGCGCACAATACCAATGTGGCTGTGCTCTCTATCTTCCAGGCAGAGACCCTTGGCGTAAAACATGACCTTCTCCACGATATTGGCATGGCAGGCCTTCTCCATGATATCGGCAAGATGTTTGTTCCGGCCGAGGTACTCGAAAAGGAGGCAAAGCTGAATGAGGAGGAATGGGTAGAGATGAAGAAGCACCCTGTCTATGGAGCCATGTATCTTGCCACGCTCCCTGACATTCCCAAATATGCCCTTGTCGCCACCTACGAGCACCACATGAAGTTCAATGGCCAGGGATATCCGGCAACGAGGAGAAAGGGCAGGACACAGCATATCATAAGCCAGATTATTGCCATATCAGATTTCTTTGACGCGCTCAGGACAGACCGTCCGTACAGGAAGGCTCTTGATGTCCCGGTCATTATCGGGCTTATGAACGACTCCTCTGGAAAGGACTTTAATCCCCTTCTTGTGGAGAATTTCATCCGGTCGTTGAAAAAGGTGAACGTCTTCAGTTCCTGA
- a CDS encoding glycoside hydrolase family 15 protein encodes MPRDIPIGNGNILIAFDKNYQLREFHYPHVGEENHTRGEPFRLGVWTDNRFSWVPHGWKIRMDYLDDSLASSVELINDALTLRIVALDLVDFHENIYFKKLVVENLADEDREVRLFLSHDLHIYNNEFGNTAAYRPEAGGIHHYKGERHFLINAYANKKFGIDHFATGNKEFNNDVGTWRDAEDGLLGGNPIAQGSVDSVIAIHLRLKAGEQETIYYWICAGKNWNEVNSLNSQVTKRKPEIFIKRTVDYWKLWANKEDLHDSLLPENIKRLYQRSLLICRSQINNCGSIIAANDSDVIQYNRDTYSYVWPRDAALVAYALDLAGHFELSRNFFAFSAKLIERDGYFLHKYTPSGSLASSWHPWLKDGKPQLPIQEDETALVIWALWNHYNMYRDIEFIKPLYKPLIKNAADFMMNYRDTRTGLPLPSYDLWEERQGILTFTVSAVYGGLMAAANFTEAFGETDLAQEYREGAKQMRQAMDRYLYLEKEKRFARMINFRKDGTLDIDATVDASLYGIFAFGAYASDDQRVIHTMEQVYDILWCRTGVGGLARYEHDQYYRVNDDGPGNPWFVATLWLAQYYIAAAKDQDELQKALAIMHWVEQHALPSGVLAEQVNPNTNEPLSVSPLTWSHGTYIAVVREYLNKYSEIKQSGATAPKT; translated from the coding sequence ATGCCAAGAGACATCCCCATAGGCAACGGGAACATCCTGATCGCTTTTGATAAGAATTACCAGCTGCGTGAGTTTCATTATCCCCATGTCGGCGAAGAAAACCACACCAGGGGAGAACCCTTTCGGCTCGGCGTTTGGACAGACAACAGATTCAGCTGGGTCCCTCATGGCTGGAAGATAAGGATGGATTATCTTGATGATTCGCTGGCCTCCAGCGTAGAGCTGATCAATGATGCGTTAACGCTGCGCATTGTTGCCCTTGACCTCGTCGATTTTCATGAGAACATATACTTCAAAAAGCTGGTCGTCGAGAACCTCGCGGATGAGGACAGAGAGGTGCGCCTGTTCCTGTCGCACGATCTTCATATCTACAACAATGAATTCGGCAATACTGCTGCGTACCGGCCTGAGGCAGGCGGCATACATCACTATAAAGGCGAACGTCATTTCCTGATCAATGCCTATGCCAACAAGAAATTTGGCATAGATCATTTCGCTACCGGCAACAAGGAATTCAATAATGACGTAGGGACCTGGAGAGATGCTGAAGACGGTCTGCTCGGCGGCAACCCGATCGCACAGGGCTCTGTGGATTCGGTGATCGCCATACATCTGAGGCTTAAGGCAGGAGAGCAGGAGACGATCTATTACTGGATATGCGCCGGAAAGAACTGGAATGAGGTGAACAGTCTCAACAGTCAGGTCACTAAGAGGAAGCCTGAGATCTTCATAAAACGCACCGTAGATTACTGGAAGCTCTGGGCAAATAAGGAAGACCTGCATGACAGCCTTCTGCCGGAGAATATAAAACGTCTTTATCAGAGAAGCCTTCTGATCTGCCGCAGCCAAATAAACAACTGCGGCAGCATTATTGCGGCAAACGACTCTGATGTCATCCAATATAACCGCGATACCTACAGCTATGTATGGCCCCGTGACGCAGCCTTGGTTGCTTATGCCCTCGATCTGGCAGGACATTTCGAACTGTCCAGAAATTTCTTTGCCTTCTCTGCAAAGCTGATTGAAAGGGACGGTTACTTCCTTCACAAATACACGCCGTCCGGATCCCTGGCAAGCTCCTGGCATCCCTGGCTGAAAGACGGTAAGCCGCAGCTTCCCATTCAGGAAGATGAGACAGCGCTCGTGATCTGGGCGTTATGGAATCACTATAATATGTATAGGGATATAGAATTTATCAAGCCGCTTTATAAGCCTCTGATAAAGAATGCGGCGGATTTTATGATGAATTACCGGGACACAAGAACCGGACTTCCCCTGCCCAGTTATGACCTCTGGGAAGAGCGGCAGGGCATACTTACCTTTACCGTTTCTGCAGTATACGGCGGCCTAATGGCAGCGGCGAATTTTACTGAGGCCTTTGGCGAGACCGATCTGGCGCAGGAATATCGCGAAGGGGCAAAACAGATGCGTCAGGCAATGGACAGATATCTTTATCTCGAGAAAGAAAAGCGCTTTGCCCGTATGATCAATTTCAGAAAAGACGGCACTCTGGACATTGACGCAACGGTGGATGCCAGCCTATACGGGATATTTGCATTTGGCGCCTATGCTTCTGACGATCAGAGAGTAATACATACGATGGAGCAGGTTTATGATATCTTGTGGTGCAGAACCGGTGTAGGCGGCCTGGCGCGCTATGAACATGATCAATACTATCGTGTCAATGATGATGGGCCCGGAAATCCCTGGTTTGTGGCAACGCTCTGGCTGGCCCAGTATTACATCGCTGCGGCAAAGGATCAGGATGAACTGCAAAAGGCGTTGGCGATCATGCACTGGGTGGAACAGCATGCCCTGCCGAGCGGCGTGCTTGCAGAGCAGGTCAATCCGAACACCAACGAGCCCCTTTCGGTCTCTCCCTTGACCTGGAGCCACGGCACGTACATCGCTGTGGTGCGGGAATATCTGAATAAATATTCTGAGATAAAACAGAGCGGTGCAACCGCACCAAAAACATGA
- a CDS encoding HEAT repeat domain-containing protein: MLFEIRAEITLGIARDALIVDEFTLDRRNPVFREFAQTLHTKGIAAVTFSTGLNQRDLTRLHELISAQDTPIGKDLVALAEKEISRIRLSAIDLVNFCFVEGTQRSASACGDLWEDYVYGLLEGKLGEGGDLQDILSIPPDIVADMVNAALPESAGTESYDRVITAYIKKKSESKISREAFNKFFAFIDRLRPEIKRQFLSRAGARLTEDIGDVESIINGMTPEGFEKIAELLTENSSIIPVTLKNLIDKLSSIKEGKRGHFDFFYNDTAVLHDIELGDEVIKLFGEDHFHSYVGKDYQRELDRMLGVKAEDNTRFIRFRKECEEEAIDREALDIMLELLHEDYLKSEDYLTLITKLSEFMNVFTETGRFEEILDTYNTLITHVLSGRFRNEASSIVDYFFHSEEFIARLVDAFRLWGRKDRDGAFRLARALRRTIVTPLFDVLDEEKDASMRKFLISMLEAIGSDVIPFALKRLNDNRWFVVRNMICIIRDCNATQQTEKIRKFLKHENGHVRMEALRTLLHFRTPDAIPQLRSCLQSEEQDIRTGAIRLAGSYRVKESVPYLIKYLEKRDLFGTEAYYKTDLVRALGEIGDVRAMEALEKICHARALFYRGDLEGLKVEIFRSLENYPLESVRKLIEFGLGSRNDEIHALSEKLLVALHTGEHRGK; this comes from the coding sequence ATGCTTTTTGAGATAAGGGCCGAGATCACCCTCGGCATTGCCCGGGACGCGCTTATTGTTGATGAATTCACCCTTGACCGCAGAAATCCGGTCTTCCGGGAGTTTGCCCAGACGCTGCATACAAAGGGCATTGCTGCGGTTACGTTTTCGACCGGCCTGAACCAGAGAGACCTGACGCGGCTCCACGAGCTCATTTCAGCGCAGGATACACCCATTGGCAAGGACCTCGTTGCGTTGGCAGAAAAGGAGATCTCCCGCATAAGACTCAGCGCTATTGACCTCGTGAATTTCTGTTTTGTTGAAGGCACACAGAGGTCCGCCTCGGCCTGCGGAGATCTCTGGGAAGACTATGTGTATGGCCTGCTTGAGGGAAAACTGGGGGAAGGAGGCGACCTTCAGGACATCCTTTCGATCCCGCCGGATATAGTAGCTGACATGGTCAATGCAGCCTTGCCGGAGAGCGCCGGCACTGAGTCTTATGACAGGGTGATAACTGCGTACATCAAGAAAAAGAGCGAATCAAAGATCAGCAGGGAGGCGTTCAATAAATTCTTTGCTTTTATAGACAGGCTCAGGCCTGAGATAAAGCGGCAGTTTCTCTCGCGGGCAGGAGCTCGGCTTACCGAAGATATCGGGGATGTCGAGAGCATCATCAACGGCATGACCCCTGAGGGTTTTGAAAAGATCGCGGAGCTCCTGACCGAGAATTCTTCGATCATTCCGGTAACCCTGAAAAATCTGATTGATAAGCTTTCCTCTATCAAGGAGGGGAAACGGGGGCACTTTGATTTCTTCTATAACGATACCGCGGTCCTGCATGATATCGAGCTTGGCGATGAAGTGATCAAGCTCTTCGGCGAGGACCATTTCCACTCCTATGTGGGGAAGGATTACCAGAGAGAGCTCGATCGCATGCTCGGGGTCAAGGCAGAGGACAATACCCGGTTCATCCGCTTCAGGAAGGAATGCGAGGAAGAGGCTATTGACAGGGAAGCTCTCGATATCATGCTCGAACTCCTGCATGAGGACTACCTGAAGTCCGAAGACTACCTGACGCTCATAACCAAGCTCTCCGAGTTCATGAACGTTTTTACCGAGACCGGCCGTTTTGAGGAGATCCTGGATACGTACAACACACTCATTACCCATGTTCTGAGCGGAAGGTTCAGAAACGAGGCATCCAGCATTGTGGACTATTTCTTTCACTCTGAGGAGTTCATCGCCAGGCTTGTCGACGCCTTCAGGCTCTGGGGAAGAAAGGACCGCGACGGAGCGTTCAGACTTGCCAGGGCCTTGCGGCGTACCATCGTTACCCCGCTTTTCGATGTCCTCGACGAAGAGAAGGATGCAAGTATGAGAAAGTTCCTGATCTCGATGCTTGAGGCGATCGGAAGCGATGTGATCCCGTTTGCGCTCAAGAGGCTCAATGACAACCGCTGGTTTGTCGTGAGGAATATGATCTGTATTATCCGTGACTGCAATGCAACGCAGCAGACCGAAAAGATCCGCAAATTCCTAAAACATGAGAATGGGCATGTCCGCATGGAGGCATTGCGTACGCTGCTGCATTTCAGGACGCCGGATGCCATACCCCAGCTGCGGTCATGCCTCCAGAGCGAGGAGCAGGATATCCGGACCGGCGCCATACGCCTAGCCGGCAGCTACCGGGTGAAAGAATCTGTGCCGTATCTCATAAAGTATCTGGAGAAGCGGGATCTCTTTGGGACCGAGGCGTATTATAAAACAGACCTGGTCAGGGCGCTCGGAGAGATAGGCGATGTCAGGGCAATGGAAGCGCTCGAAAAGATCTGTCATGCGCGGGCACTCTTTTACCGGGGCGACCTGGAGGGGTTGAAGGTGGAGATATTCAGATCTCTCGAAAACTATCCCCTGGAGTCTGTCAGAAAGCTTATCGAGTTCGGTCTTGGATCGCGCAATGACGAGATCCATGCCTTGAGTGAGAAGCTCCTCGTGGCCTTGCATACGGGGGAGCATAGAGGAAAATGA